From a region of the Vaginimicrobium propionicum genome:
- the larB gene encoding nickel pincer cofactor biosynthesis protein LarB, with amino-acid sequence MAELKDDEIADLDWQRNARRGYPEAVYCEGKSLAQLGEIVRRVISRPDVVTIFTRADEAHAKVILDIAPDAFYDETAHFLAWPPIRPTPSGELVVVACAGTSDLPVAREALLTARHLGRHAELVVDVGIAGLHRTLSKLDIFRRAGVIVVAAGMDGALPGLIAGLVSCPVIAVPTSVGYGASFEGVAALLTMLNACAPGVGVVNIDNGYGAGHLAAQIAAPR; translated from the coding sequence ATGGCTGAACTAAAAGACGATGAAATAGCCGACTTAGATTGGCAACGCAATGCGCGTCGCGGCTACCCGGAGGCTGTTTACTGCGAGGGAAAGTCTTTAGCTCAGCTTGGTGAGATTGTTCGGCGTGTAATTTCTCGTCCTGACGTGGTAACCATCTTCACTAGGGCAGACGAGGCTCACGCCAAAGTTATTTTGGATATTGCTCCCGACGCTTTCTACGACGAAACCGCGCATTTTTTGGCTTGGCCACCTATTCGTCCAACACCTAGCGGCGAGTTAGTTGTGGTGGCTTGCGCTGGAACTTCTGACCTACCAGTAGCTCGCGAAGCTTTGTTGACTGCCCGCCATCTTGGCCGGCATGCTGAATTAGTTGTTGATGTTGGTATAGCTGGCTTGCATCGCACCTTGTCAAAGCTGGATATTTTCCGTCGCGCCGGCGTGATAGTGGTCGCTGCCGGAATGGATGGTGCCCTGCCAGGATTGATTGCTGGCCTAGTGTCCTGCCCAGTGATAGCGGTGCCAACTTCTGTGGGTTACGGGGCGTCCTTCGAGGGGGTAGCAGCTCTGCTGACCATGTTGAATGCTTGTGCGCCAGGCGTGGGCGTCGTCAATATCGACAACGGCTACGGGGCTGGCCATCTGGCCGCCCAAATCGCCGCCCCGCGCTAG